The Cytobacillus oceanisediminis genomic interval CGACTACACTGGAAATGATTGAGGGCCTTGTTTCCCCCGATAATGGTGAAATACATTTTGGCGGGCTCGATTGGAATAAGCATGCAGTTTCAATAAAGAAGAAAATTGGCGTTCAGCCTCAGTCAAGTGCCATGTTTGATTTATTATCACCAGAAGAAAACCTAAACCTTTTTGCATCCTTTTACGACAATGCCCGTCCAGTTAAAGAAATACTGGAAATAGTCAATCTTACTGAGCACCGCAAAAATCATGTAAAAAAACTTTCAGGCGGCCAGAGGCAAAGACTTGCCATTGGACTGGCGCTGATTAGTGACCCTGAAATCATTTTTCTGGATGAACCGACTACCGGTCTTGATCCACAGGCCAGAAGAAACATTTGGGATATCATTCTTCATCTTAAAGAACTAGGCAAAACGACCATCCTTACCACTCATTACATGGAAGAAGCAGAGAAATTAAGTGATCGTGTATGCATCGTGGACCAGGGGAACGTGATCACACTTGACTCCCCTTCCGCACTCATAGAGAAACTTACAGATGAACGGGAAATAAGGTTGAGTTTTCTTGATGGCGAAGGTGCTGCAGAGGATGCTGATATGTTCTCGAAGGATCTGGAATCCGTATCCAAAACGGAACGGGAAGGGGCTACTCTGAAAATATGGGCAGCAAAGCCTGAAGAAACCCTTTTGGACTTATTTAAGTTTACAAAAGAAAAATCATACGGGGTGGAACAGGTCTCCATACGGGAAATGAGCCTGGAAGATGTGTTTATTGCGTTTACCGGCAAAGAATGGAGGGATTAAGATTAATAGATACCATCAATTTAAAATGATGTTTTTGGCACAGCTGAAATTAACTCTTCGCGAAAAACAGGCATGGTTCTGGGGCATCTTTTTCCCGGTTATCCTAATGGTTATCTTCATGGTCATCTTCAGCGGAAATTCAGATGAAGAGTTTAAAACTGAAGTGGCTGTTGTGGATCCAAGCCCGAATCCAGCTTCAGAGATGATGCTTTCACAAATCAGCGGACTTCCCGTTTTTGAAGTCAAATCAGGTAAGCCTGTCACAAGGGATAAAGCGGAGGAATGGGTAAAAGATCAGGAAGTGGATGCCGCCATCATCCTGCCGGAGTCAGCAGAAGCTTCCTCTGTTTTCCTTGTAATAAATAAAGAAAATGAACAGGGTGCCGCAGCCCAGGCAGTTTCCGGCATTCTGGATAAGTTTGTCCAGCAGGCCAATTTAATGGCTGCAGGTGCTTCTCCGAAATATGATTTGCAATATGAATCGATAACCTCTGGCACCAATGAACTGGATTATACAGATTTCCTTTTAACCGGGATGATTGCTTTATCCATTGCCCAGGGGGGCATGTTTGGAATGGTGGATCTGGTGGAAATGCGCAGAAAGGGATTAATCAAAAGGCTGCGAATGACACCGGCAAATATGGGCATCTTCGGATTAAGTGATATGGTTATGAGGCTGTTGTTCAGTATTGTGCAAATCATCCTGCTTTCATTAATAGGTGTCCTCGTATTTGGCGCTAATCTTTATATTAATCCTTTTACCTTGATTATCGTATTCCTGATCGGGGCTTTATCCTTTAA includes:
- a CDS encoding ABC transporter permease encodes the protein MCLLRLPAKNGGIKINRYHQFKMMFLAQLKLTLREKQAWFWGIFFPVILMVIFMVIFSGNSDEEFKTEVAVVDPSPNPASEMMLSQISGLPVFEVKSGKPVTRDKAEEWVKDQEVDAAIILPESAEASSVFLVINKENEQGAAAQAVSGILDKFVQQANLMAAGASPKYDLQYESITSGTNELDYTDFLLTGMIALSIAQGGMFGMVDLVEMRRKGLIKRLRMTPANMGIFGLSDMVMRLLFSIVQIILLSLIGVLVFGANLYINPFTLIIVFLIGALSFNALGYFFSSFSKTTEAYMGVANICSFLMMFLSGVFFPIETMPEWIQPISSILPLTYFAEGLRESMVYETGIATAALWAGIGVMVIWGAITFLLGSLLYKRKAIAADR
- a CDS encoding ABC transporter ATP-binding protein, giving the protein MTVLEVRNLQKSFGQIKAVQDISFSVNAGEVFTIIGPNGAGKTTTLEMIEGLVSPDNGEIHFGGLDWNKHAVSIKKKIGVQPQSSAMFDLLSPEENLNLFASFYDNARPVKEILEIVNLTEHRKNHVKKLSGGQRQRLAIGLALISDPEIIFLDEPTTGLDPQARRNIWDIILHLKELGKTTILTTHYMEEAEKLSDRVCIVDQGNVITLDSPSALIEKLTDEREIRLSFLDGEGAAEDADMFSKDLESVSKTEREGATLKIWAAKPEETLLDLFKFTKEKSYGVEQVSIREMSLEDVFIAFTGKEWRD